A window of Leptotrichia wadei contains these coding sequences:
- the xseB gene encoding exodeoxyribonuclease VII small subunit — translation MAVKKQSYEENIAQIDEILEKLESEELSLDDSISEYEKAIKLIKDSEKLLEAGEGKVMKVLEKNGKMEMEEFE, via the coding sequence ATGGCAGTAAAAAAACAAAGTTATGAAGAAAATATTGCACAAATTGATGAAATTTTGGAAAAATTGGAAAGCGAGGAATTGTCGCTAGATGATTCAATTTCTGAATACGAGAAGGCAATTAAGCTTATTAAGGATTCGGAGAAATTGCTTGAAGCTGGGGAAGGGAAAGTTATGAAGGTACTTGAAAAAAATGGGAAAATGGAAATGGAAGAATTTGAATGA
- a CDS encoding polyprenyl synthetase family protein, with product MLQKYLKEKKKAVEDNLIELLGNYRGKYPEKLAEAMEYAVMNGGKRIRPILMYMICDLFEKNNCKSYDKIKEIAAALEFIHCYSLVHDDLPAMDNDDYRRGKLTVHKKYNEAIGVLVGDALLTEAFGIIANSKSLGDKNKIEIISRLSEYAGFFGMVGGQFADIESEHKKVEIDTLKYIHAHKTGKLLTAAIELPMIALDIEGEKREKMVEYSKLLGIAFQIKDDILDIEGDFEEIGKKSNDVKNEKTTYPSIFGLDESKRLLQEYLEKARKIIVDDFNGNQLFLELTDYFGNRKK from the coding sequence ATGCTACAGAAATATTTAAAAGAAAAAAAGAAAGCTGTTGAAGACAATCTGATAGAATTACTTGGGAATTATAGGGGTAAATATCCTGAAAAATTGGCAGAGGCAATGGAATATGCAGTTATGAACGGAGGAAAGCGAATCCGTCCTATTTTGATGTATATGATTTGTGATTTGTTTGAAAAAAATAATTGTAAAAGTTATGATAAAATTAAGGAAATTGCTGCTGCACTTGAATTTATACATTGCTATTCACTTGTTCATGATGATTTACCAGCGATGGACAATGATGATTACAGACGTGGTAAACTTACAGTTCACAAAAAATACAATGAAGCAATCGGGGTTCTTGTGGGAGATGCTCTTTTGACGGAAGCCTTTGGAATAATTGCAAATTCTAAAAGTTTAGGAGATAAAAATAAAATTGAGATTATTTCAAGATTATCTGAATATGCAGGATTTTTTGGAATGGTCGGAGGACAGTTTGCGGATATAGAATCTGAACATAAGAAAGTGGAAATTGACACGTTAAAATATATTCACGCACATAAGACTGGAAAATTACTGACTGCTGCGATTGAATTGCCAATGATTGCTTTGGATATTGAAGGTGAAAAGCGTGAAAAAATGGTAGAATATTCAAAATTATTGGGAATTGCCTTTCAAATTAAGGATGATATTTTAGATATTGAAGGGGATTTTGAGGAAATTGGTAAAAAATCGAATGATGTGAAAAATGAAAAAACCACTTATCCTAGCATTTTTGGGTTGGATGAGAGCAAAAGGCTACTTCAGGAATATTTGGAAAAAGCAAGAAAAATTATTGTTGATGACTTTAATGGGAATCAATTATTTTTGGAATTGACGGATTATTTTGGGAATAGGAAAAAATAA
- a CDS encoding polyphenol oxidase family protein, with amino-acid sequence MFIEKKNYFYIEEFEKYGITAVYTKKNAGNMSDYCPIKNQEEGIQKKNREKLLKELGLSNKQEVMTFQTHSNNVKIIDENTEKYYYEKQDDIDGFLTKRKDIAIFTFYADCLPIFVYDKENQVIGAWHSGWPGTFKEMMKSGLLEMQKKYGTQVENVVMALGIGIGQKDYEVGNEFYDKFVEKFGKSNREIVEKSFWFNDKTGKYHFDNTKFNELMALKLGIKQENLIVADESTFDEKFHSYRRERKNAGRATAMISFK; translated from the coding sequence ATGTTTATCGAGAAGAAAAATTACTTTTATATTGAAGAATTTGAAAAATATGGGATAACGGCAGTTTATACAAAAAAAAATGCTGGAAATATGTCTGATTATTGTCCAATTAAAAATCAGGAAGAAGGAATACAGAAAAAAAATCGGGAAAAATTATTAAAGGAATTAGGTTTGTCAAATAAACAGGAAGTTATGACTTTTCAGACTCATTCTAACAATGTAAAAATTATTGATGAAAATACAGAAAAGTATTATTATGAAAAGCAAGATGATATTGATGGATTTTTGACAAAAAGGAAGGATATTGCGATTTTTACATTTTATGCGGATTGCTTGCCGATTTTTGTATATGATAAGGAAAATCAGGTTATAGGAGCGTGGCATTCAGGGTGGCCAGGAACGTTTAAGGAAATGATGAAGTCAGGGCTTTTGGAAATGCAAAAAAAATATGGGACGCAAGTTGAGAATGTAGTAATGGCGTTAGGAATTGGGATTGGTCAAAAGGATTATGAAGTTGGAAATGAATTTTATGATAAGTTTGTGGAAAAATTTGGGAAAAGTAACAGAGAAATTGTGGAAAAATCATTTTGGTTTAATGATAAAACAGGGAAATATCATTTTGACAATACAAAATTTAATGAACTTATGGCACTCAAACTTGGGATAAAACAGGAAAATTTGATTGTAGCAGATGAAAGTACATTTGATGAAAAATTTCATTCTTATAGAAGGGAAAGAAAAAACGCTGGAAGGGCTACGGCTATGATTAGTTTTAAATAA
- the cbiB gene encoding adenosylcobinamide-phosphate synthase CbiB, whose translation MNFLIKIWTAFILDLIFGDPEKITHPVQIIGKMITFLEKKLYGKKGSFAGGAVLGILVVASTFFVMYGFVELTKIVKVLEILEIYLMYTVFSVKSLAREGKRVYKILKLGNLKVAREKLSYLVSRDTEKMDKVMIIRSTMETISENMVDGVIAPMFYMFVGGLPLAMAYKAINTLDSMVGYKNEKYAKFGTFSAKLDDMVNFIPARISGIFITAASYILRYNYKNAWKIFKRDRKNHASPNSGHSESAVAGALGVQFGGKVSYFGKEVKKPTIGDKLKEFRLDDIKKNILLMYMTSFVSMCCFSTIYLVYLML comes from the coding sequence ATGAATTTTTTAATAAAAATATGGACTGCATTTATTTTGGACTTGATTTTTGGGGATCCGGAAAAAATTACACATCCAGTTCAAATTATTGGGAAAATGATTACATTTTTAGAGAAAAAATTATATGGGAAAAAAGGAAGCTTTGCTGGTGGAGCAGTTTTAGGTATTTTAGTAGTTGCAAGTACATTTTTTGTAATGTATGGATTTGTGGAATTGACAAAAATTGTAAAAGTTTTGGAAATTTTGGAAATTTATTTGATGTATACAGTATTTTCGGTAAAATCACTGGCTCGTGAAGGAAAAAGAGTTTATAAAATTTTAAAATTAGGAAATCTGAAAGTAGCAAGGGAAAAATTGTCTTATTTGGTTTCAAGAGATACAGAAAAGATGGATAAAGTTATGATTATTAGAAGTACGATGGAAACTATTTCGGAAAATATGGTGGATGGCGTGATTGCACCGATGTTTTATATGTTTGTGGGTGGACTTCCGCTTGCAATGGCCTATAAGGCAATAAATACACTTGATTCAATGGTTGGGTATAAAAATGAGAAATATGCAAAGTTTGGTACATTTTCAGCAAAATTAGACGATATGGTAAACTTTATTCCAGCCAGAATTTCTGGGATTTTTATAACAGCAGCAAGCTATATTTTGAGATACAATTACAAAAATGCATGGAAAATATTTAAAAGAGACAGAAAAAATCACGCAAGTCCAAATTCAGGACATTCAGAAAGCGCAGTAGCAGGAGCGTTGGGAGTCCAGTTTGGTGGAAAAGTTTCCTATTTTGGAAAAGAAGTAAAAAAGCCGACAATTGGAGATAAATTAAAAGAATTTAGATTAGATGATATAAAAAAAAATATATTATTAATGTATATGACAAGTTTTGTCTCAATGTGCTGTTTTTCAACAATTTATTTAGTTTATTTAATGTTATAA